A section of the Rhizobium sp. Pop5 genome encodes:
- a CDS encoding D-alanyl-D-alanine carboxypeptidase produces MSRSVSSVSSSRSGSVFARLLAVLSVAVSIVLVDSISAEAEAANPKYAGIVVDAKTGNVLYSENADRLQYPASLTKMMTLYMTFEALEQGRIRLDTPVPFSAHAAAQAPTKLGVRAGGTITVEQGILGLVTLSANDAATALGEMLGGGSEDRFGQLMTAKAHALGMTRTTYRNANGLPNTAQMTTARDQARLGIALRQHFPQYYGYFSTRAFKFGTRTIRSHNRLVGSVRGVDGIKTGYTRAAGFNLVSSVQVDGKSIVGVVLGGASTPARDTQMRNLIATYLPKASSRGGSSALIAQAAPAPAPAIIETPAPVEPPKAPQQVAKTITPAQPPVSAAVADLSLPHKGPQPDARYQVAETEVAYTETAAPKTDNPLVTQAMPAPTKVKTKTFKPQAAAAAPAEDSDNAVDNVTTASTSPTTAKDGPAGWVVQVGVSPSRQMAMDLLDSAKNKGGKALASAKPFAVAYGAGNDQVYRARFGGFDDQRDAVNACKALKKAGVKCWAAAQ; encoded by the coding sequence GTGTCAAGGTCAGTCTCCTCCGTATCATCGTCCCGATCTGGCAGCGTTTTCGCAAGGCTGTTAGCGGTCCTTTCGGTGGCCGTCAGCATCGTGCTGGTCGATTCGATTAGTGCCGAAGCGGAAGCGGCAAATCCGAAATATGCGGGCATCGTCGTCGACGCCAAGACCGGTAACGTTCTCTACAGCGAGAATGCCGACCGGCTGCAATATCCGGCCTCGCTGACCAAGATGATGACCCTTTATATGACCTTCGAGGCGCTGGAGCAGGGTCGCATCCGTCTCGATACGCCGGTCCCCTTCTCCGCTCATGCTGCAGCCCAGGCGCCGACCAAGCTTGGTGTGCGCGCCGGCGGCACAATCACCGTCGAACAAGGTATTCTCGGTCTCGTCACGCTTTCGGCCAATGATGCCGCTACCGCTCTCGGCGAGATGCTCGGCGGCGGCAGCGAGGATCGCTTTGGCCAGTTGATGACCGCCAAGGCGCATGCGCTCGGTATGACGCGCACCACCTACCGCAATGCCAACGGTCTGCCGAACACGGCGCAGATGACGACGGCGCGCGATCAGGCGCGTCTCGGCATCGCTCTTCGCCAGCATTTTCCGCAATATTACGGTTATTTCTCCACCCGCGCCTTCAAGTTCGGCACCCGCACGATCCGCAGCCATAACCGCCTGGTCGGTTCCGTGCGCGGCGTCGACGGCATCAAGACCGGTTATACCCGGGCTGCCGGCTTCAATCTTGTGAGCTCGGTGCAGGTGGACGGCAAGTCGATCGTCGGTGTTGTCCTCGGCGGCGCATCGACGCCCGCCCGCGACACCCAGATGCGCAACCTGATTGCGACCTACCTGCCGAAGGCTTCGAGCCGCGGCGGCTCCTCGGCGCTGATCGCCCAGGCAGCCCCTGCCCCGGCGCCGGCGATCATTGAAACGCCCGCTCCGGTCGAGCCGCCGAAGGCTCCGCAGCAGGTCGCAAAAACGATCACACCAGCACAGCCGCCGGTTTCGGCCGCCGTCGCTGATCTAAGCCTGCCGCACAAGGGACCGCAGCCGGATGCGCGCTATCAGGTCGCCGAGACCGAGGTGGCCTACACCGAAACCGCTGCGCCGAAGACCGACAATCCGCTGGTGACCCAGGCAATGCCCGCGCCGACCAAAGTCAAGACCAAGACCTTCAAGCCGCAGGCTGCTGCCGCGGCCCCAGCCGAAGACAGCGATAACGCCGTCGACAACGTCACGACCGCGTCGACCAGCCCGACCACGGCCAAAGACGGGCCGGCCGGCTGGGTCGTGCAGGTCGGCGTTTCGCCGAGCCGGCAGATGGCCATGGACCTCCTGGATAGCGCCAAGAACAAGGGCGGCAAGGCGCTGGCCTCGGCGAAACCCTTCGCAGTCGCCTATGGGGCCGGCAATGATCAGGTGTACCGCGCTCGCTTCGGTGGCTTCGACGATCAGCGCGACGCCGTCAACGCCTGCAAGGCCTTGAAGAAGGCCGGCGTCAAGTGCTGGGCCGCCGCCCAATGA
- a CDS encoding DUF1489 family protein translates to MALHLIKLCVGADSIEDLREWVAERSLRAIAAGLEPHSVHTTRMVPKRTEELLAGGSLYWVIKGQVQARQKLLDIETFTDGDGISRCQLVLGPEVIETAVQPKRPFQGWRYYTQDDVPRDLTSLGDGITEMPADLRRELTELGLL, encoded by the coding sequence ATGGCATTGCATCTCATCAAGCTCTGTGTCGGGGCCGACTCGATCGAGGATCTGCGCGAATGGGTGGCGGAGCGATCGCTGCGGGCCATCGCCGCCGGTCTTGAGCCGCATTCGGTGCACACGACCCGCATGGTACCGAAACGGACGGAGGAGTTGCTTGCCGGAGGCTCGCTCTACTGGGTGATCAAGGGCCAGGTGCAGGCCCGGCAGAAGCTGCTCGACATCGAGACCTTTACGGACGGCGACGGGATTTCTCGCTGCCAGCTGGTGCTGGGTCCCGAGGTCATCGAGACGGCCGTGCAGCCGAAGCGCCCCTTCCAGGGCTGGCGTTATTACACCCAGGACGACGTGCCGCGCGACCTGACGAGCCTTGGCGACGGTATTACCGAAATGCCGGCCGATCTTCGCCGCGAACTTACGGAACTCGGACTGCTCTAA
- a CDS encoding L-serine ammonia-lyase produces the protein MFLSVFDVFKIGVGPSSSHTMGPMSAANRFLELILSNEWPRPSSGAQVAAIKVSLHGSLAHTGIGHGTGRAVILGLMGEAPDSVDPDKMDGIIDTVERTGSIAPAGHPSYQFQPKTDLIFDKKQPLPGHANGMSFSAYDKDGRLLLKRIYYSVGGGFVVTDTELEQMRAKKNSASGTRVPYPFSTAKQMLDMAERSGLSIAQMKRANEESQRSREELDQGLDRIWEAMRSCIERGLKVEGIMPGGLNVKRRARKIHDKLEEEWRSNRINPLLANDWLSVYAMAVNEENAAGGRVVTAPTNGAAGVIPATIRYYEHFHEDWDQEGIRDYLLTAAAIGGIIKHNASISGAEVGCQGEVGSAAAMAAAGLAAVMGGTPEQIENAAEIALEHHLGMTCDPVAGLVQVPCIERNALGAVKAVTAASLAVKGDGQHFVPLDACIETMRQTGHDMSEKYKETSTGGLAVNVVEC, from the coding sequence ATGTTTCTTTCGGTATTCGATGTCTTCAAGATCGGTGTCGGGCCGTCGAGCTCGCACACGATGGGTCCGATGTCCGCCGCCAACAGGTTTCTCGAGCTGATCCTGTCGAACGAATGGCCACGTCCGTCGTCGGGCGCGCAGGTCGCTGCGATCAAGGTCAGCCTGCACGGCTCGCTTGCCCATACCGGAATCGGCCACGGCACGGGCAGGGCGGTCATCCTGGGGCTGATGGGCGAGGCTCCCGACAGCGTCGATCCGGACAAGATGGACGGCATCATCGATACGGTGGAGCGCACCGGCAGCATCGCGCCGGCGGGCCATCCTTCCTATCAGTTCCAGCCGAAGACCGACCTGATCTTCGACAAGAAGCAGCCGTTGCCCGGCCATGCCAACGGCATGAGTTTTTCCGCCTATGACAAAGACGGCCGGTTGCTCCTCAAGCGCATCTATTATTCGGTCGGCGGCGGCTTCGTCGTCACCGACACCGAACTGGAGCAGATGCGGGCGAAGAAGAACTCGGCCAGTGGAACGCGCGTTCCCTATCCCTTCTCGACCGCCAAGCAGATGCTTGACATGGCGGAGCGCTCCGGGCTTTCGATCGCGCAGATGAAACGGGCAAACGAGGAGAGCCAGCGCTCGCGCGAGGAACTCGACCAGGGGCTCGACCGCATCTGGGAGGCAATGCGCTCCTGCATCGAGCGCGGCCTCAAGGTGGAAGGCATCATGCCCGGCGGCCTCAACGTCAAGCGCCGGGCGCGCAAGATCCACGACAAGCTGGAAGAGGAGTGGCGCAGCAACCGCATCAATCCGCTTCTCGCCAACGACTGGCTGAGCGTTTATGCGATGGCCGTCAACGAGGAGAATGCTGCCGGCGGGCGTGTCGTGACGGCGCCGACCAACGGGGCGGCAGGCGTCATTCCGGCGACGATCCGCTACTACGAGCATTTCCACGAGGACTGGGACCAGGAAGGTATCCGCGATTACCTCCTGACCGCCGCCGCGATCGGCGGCATCATCAAGCACAATGCCTCGATTTCGGGCGCCGAAGTCGGCTGTCAGGGCGAGGTCGGTTCGGCGGCCGCCATGGCCGCCGCCGGCCTTGCGGCCGTCATGGGCGGCACGCCGGAGCAGATCGAGAACGCGGCCGAAATCGCGCTCGAGCATCATCTCGGCATGACCTGCGATCCGGTCGCCGGCCTCGTGCAGGTGCCCTGCATCGAGCGCAACGCGCTCGGCGCGGTCAAGGCGGTCACCGCGGCATCGCTCGCAGTCAAGGGCGACGGTCAGCATTTCGTGCCGCTCGACGCCTGCATCGAGACGATGCGCCAGACCGGTCACGACATGAGCGAAAAATACAAGGAAACCTCGACCGGCGGCCTTGCCGTCAACGTCGTCGAATGCTGA
- a CDS encoding DUF599 domain-containing protein — protein sequence MTTADYIALAFFACAWAGYSWLLKGRTFFGRTSLTHAMIERRRDWIYNSLRRDLKMIDTQIMAGLQNGTAFFASTSIFAIGSCFALLGATEKVDAVFADLPFVFHGGHAAFELKVGGLAALFGYAFFKFGWSYRLFNYCTILFGSIPMMRDTENDVIAAERAAERVIRMNVIAGSNFNEGLRAIFLSIGYLGWFINPYVFMGTTAIVIFVLARRQFFSEARLAIMDAGSPSNLHLSAIRRDMPSRDGNDLPEGL from the coding sequence ATGACGACGGCGGACTACATCGCACTGGCCTTCTTTGCCTGTGCCTGGGCGGGCTATTCCTGGCTGCTGAAGGGCCGCACCTTCTTCGGGCGCACCAGCCTGACGCATGCGATGATCGAACGGCGCCGGGATTGGATCTACAATTCGCTGCGCCGCGACCTGAAGATGATCGACACGCAGATCATGGCCGGCCTGCAGAACGGCACGGCCTTCTTCGCCTCGACCTCGATCTTTGCGATCGGCAGCTGCTTCGCGCTGCTCGGCGCCACAGAAAAGGTCGATGCCGTCTTCGCCGACCTGCCCTTCGTCTTCCACGGCGGCCATGCCGCCTTCGAGCTGAAGGTCGGCGGGCTGGCAGCGCTTTTCGGTTATGCCTTCTTCAAGTTCGGGTGGTCCTATCGGCTCTTCAACTATTGCACCATTCTCTTCGGCTCGATCCCGATGATGCGGGACACCGAAAACGACGTTATCGCTGCCGAGCGGGCGGCCGAGCGCGTCATCCGCATGAACGTCATCGCCGGCAGCAATTTCAACGAGGGCCTGAGGGCGATCTTCCTGTCGATCGGCTATCTCGGCTGGTTCATCAACCCCTATGTCTTCATGGGGACGACGGCGATCGTTATCTTCGTGCTGGCCCGTCGGCAATTCTTCTCCGAAGCGCGTCTTGCGATCATGGATGCCGGTTCGCCATCAAATCTCCACCTTTCTGCTATTCGCCGCGACATGCCGTCGCGCGACGGAAACGATTTGCCTGAGGGCCTCTGA
- a CDS encoding heparan-alpha-glucosaminide N-acetyltransferase, with the protein MKLLAIEADAAARPPRIGLLDTARGVALIAMATYHFSWDMEFMGYLAPGSAETGWLKIYARAIATTFVFIVGISLALSSTPEVRWPAFWKRFGMIAAAAALISIATRIAMPNEWIYFGILHCIAVLTLIGVVFVRLPLACTLIVTIALLAAWITDNFGTPGLLRSSFFDPRYLAWIGLAEMPERSNDYVPLSPWATPFFAGLSFASIALRTGIVHRLAAIGTGSWWTARLGRHSLAFYLIHQPVLIAIAYGLSLVVPPPKPDPVETYLKQCNAACVMQQGEALCQSFCQCTLSKLQSQALLAPLQAREIDVQNDERVQTIAAECSAEAQ; encoded by the coding sequence ATGAAATTGCTGGCAATTGAAGCCGATGCGGCGGCAAGACCCCCGCGCATCGGTCTATTGGATACCGCGCGCGGCGTCGCGCTGATCGCCATGGCGACCTACCATTTCAGCTGGGACATGGAGTTCATGGGCTATCTCGCGCCGGGCTCGGCCGAGACCGGCTGGCTGAAAATCTATGCCCGGGCGATCGCCACGACCTTTGTCTTCATCGTCGGCATCAGCCTGGCGCTCTCGAGCACGCCCGAAGTGCGCTGGCCCGCTTTCTGGAAGCGTTTCGGCATGATTGCCGCCGCGGCCGCGCTCATCTCGATCGCCACGCGCATCGCAATGCCGAACGAGTGGATCTATTTCGGCATCCTGCATTGCATTGCGGTGCTCACGCTCATCGGCGTTGTCTTTGTCAGGCTGCCGCTTGCTTGCACGCTGATCGTCACGATTGCGCTACTGGCCGCGTGGATCACCGACAATTTCGGAACACCGGGGCTGCTTCGATCGTCGTTCTTCGATCCCAGATATCTTGCCTGGATCGGCCTTGCCGAGATGCCGGAGCGCTCCAACGACTACGTTCCGCTCTCTCCCTGGGCAACGCCCTTTTTCGCAGGATTGAGCTTTGCCTCGATCGCCCTCAGAACCGGGATTGTCCACCGGCTTGCCGCTATCGGCACCGGCTCCTGGTGGACGGCCAGGCTCGGACGTCACAGCCTCGCCTTCTACCTCATTCACCAGCCGGTTCTGATTGCCATCGCCTACGGACTTTCCCTTGTGGTACCGCCGCCGAAGCCTGATCCGGTCGAAACTTACCTAAAGCAATGCAATGCCGCTTGCGTGATGCAGCAGGGCGAAGCGCTCTGCCAAAGCTTCTGCCAGTGCACCTTGAGCAAATTGCAGTCCCAGGCTCTGCTTGCGCCCTTGCAGGCGCGCGAGATCGACGTACAAAACGATGAGCGAGTCCAGACGATCGCGGCCGAATGCAGCGCCGAGGCGCAATAA
- a CDS encoding MerR family DNA-binding transcriptional regulator, whose protein sequence is MPVNKYYSITELTREFGVSTRTLRFYEDEGLIHPERRGRTRLFRPADRRLIAEILRGRRIGFTIAEIREIIQVYKEPPGELGQLKLLMKRVDEKREDLRQKRKDIDDTLTELDNIEEACLGRLAEIGVTT, encoded by the coding sequence ATGCCGGTGAACAAATATTATAGCATCACGGAGCTGACGCGCGAATTCGGTGTATCCACGCGCACGCTCCGCTTCTACGAAGACGAGGGACTGATCCATCCGGAGCGGCGAGGACGCACCCGGCTCTTCCGGCCTGCCGACCGGCGACTGATCGCGGAAATCCTCCGCGGCCGGCGCATCGGCTTCACCATCGCGGAAATCCGCGAGATCATCCAGGTCTATAAGGAGCCGCCGGGTGAGCTCGGCCAGCTGAAGCTCCTGATGAAGCGCGTCGACGAGAAGCGCGAGGACCTGCGCCAGAAGCGCAAGGATATCGACGACACGCTGACCGAACTCGACAACATCGAAGAGGCCTGCCTCGGCCGCCTCGCCGAAATCGGCGTCACCACCTGA
- the mgtE gene encoding magnesium transporter, producing MTTTDGEDRIRRRPDDEEADIYDEDGNVRSDFLALVGAAIADRDTLFLRQNVARLHESEIGDLLESIQPDQRLALVRLLGDDFDMTALTEVDEAIRREIVDQMPNEQIAAAIGELDSDDAVYILEDLDKEDREEILAQLPFTERVRLRRALDYPESSAGRRMQTEFVAVPPFWTVGQTIDYMRDEEDLPYSFSQIFVIDPTFKLLGAVDLDQILRTKRQTKIEQIMRETNHPIPAEMDQEEAAQLFEQYDLLSAAVVDENGRLVGVLTIDDVVDVIHEEADEDIKRLGGVGDEELSDNVLSTARSRFLWLLINLGTAMLSASVIGLFDASIEKMIALAVLMPIVASMGGNAGTQTMTVTVRALATRDLDIYNAGRIIRREAGVGILNGIIFATIMGAIAGIWFHDYQLGGVIGAAMIINLMAAALAGILLPLLLDKMGADPAIASSVFVTTVTDCTGFFAFLGIATWWFGI from the coding sequence ATGACGACGACCGATGGCGAAGACCGCATTCGCAGGCGCCCCGATGACGAGGAAGCCGACATCTATGACGAGGACGGTAATGTCCGCAGCGATTTCCTGGCGCTCGTCGGCGCCGCGATCGCCGACCGGGACACGCTGTTCCTACGCCAGAACGTTGCCCGCCTGCATGAATCCGAAATAGGCGATCTGCTGGAGTCGATCCAGCCGGACCAGCGCCTGGCGCTGGTGCGCCTGCTCGGCGACGATTTCGACATGACGGCGCTGACCGAGGTCGACGAGGCGATCCGCCGCGAAATCGTCGACCAGATGCCGAACGAACAGATCGCCGCGGCGATCGGCGAACTCGATTCGGACGACGCGGTCTACATTCTCGAAGACCTCGACAAGGAGGATCGGGAAGAGATCCTCGCCCAGCTGCCGTTCACCGAGCGGGTGCGGCTTCGCCGGGCACTCGATTATCCCGAAAGTTCGGCCGGGCGCCGCATGCAGACGGAATTCGTCGCCGTGCCGCCGTTCTGGACGGTGGGACAGACGATCGATTATATGCGCGACGAAGAGGATCTGCCCTATTCCTTTTCGCAGATCTTCGTCATCGATCCGACCTTCAAGCTGCTCGGCGCCGTCGATCTCGACCAGATCCTGCGCACCAAGCGGCAGACGAAGATCGAACAGATCATGCGCGAGACCAACCATCCGATCCCGGCCGAAATGGACCAGGAGGAGGCGGCCCAGCTGTTCGAGCAATATGACCTTCTCTCCGCCGCCGTCGTCGACGAGAACGGCCGACTGGTTGGCGTATTGACCATTGACGACGTCGTTGACGTCATCCACGAAGAAGCGGACGAGGATATCAAGCGCTTGGGCGGCGTCGGCGACGAAGAACTGTCCGACAACGTGCTCTCGACGGCGCGCTCGCGTTTTCTGTGGCTTCTGATCAACCTCGGCACGGCGATGCTGTCGGCAAGCGTTATCGGCCTGTTCGACGCTTCGATCGAGAAGATGATCGCGCTTGCCGTGCTGATGCCGATCGTCGCCTCGATGGGCGGCAACGCCGGCACGCAGACGATGACGGTGACCGTGCGCGCGCTCGCCACCCGCGATCTCGATATCTACAATGCCGGCCGTATCATCCGCAGGGAGGCTGGTGTCGGCATCCTGAACGGGATCATTTTCGCGACGATTATGGGTGCCATCGCCGGCATATGGTTTCACGACTACCAGCTCGGCGGCGTGATCGGGGCCGCTATGATCATCAACCTGATGGCGGCGGCTCTTGCCGGTATCCTTCTGCCGCTGCTGCTCGACAAGATGGGGGCCGATCCCGCGATTGCCTCATCGGTCTTCGTCACGACGGTCACCGACTGTACCGGCTTCTTCGCCTTTCTCGGCATCGCTACGTGGTGGTTCGGCATCTGA
- a CDS encoding peptide deformylase has translation MPIRPILRYPHPGLKAVCAPVTAFDSSLAELAEDLLATMRAAPGVGITAAHIGVLSRVTVLELDRAAGMRLYVNPEITWVSKETMSHAEGSVSMPGATDEVTRPRAIRFRYQDGEGAVHKDAAEGFLAICLQHEIDQLDGIFWLQRLSRLKRERLVKKWEKTQD, from the coding sequence ATGCCCATCCGTCCGATTCTGCGCTATCCGCATCCTGGTCTGAAGGCCGTCTGCGCGCCGGTGACGGCCTTCGATTCGTCGCTCGCCGAGCTCGCCGAAGACCTGCTTGCGACAATGCGCGCCGCTCCCGGCGTCGGCATCACCGCCGCCCATATCGGCGTCCTCAGCCGAGTGACGGTGTTGGAGCTCGACAGGGCCGCCGGCATGCGCCTCTATGTCAACCCGGAGATCACGTGGGTTTCGAAGGAGACGATGAGCCATGCCGAAGGCAGCGTTTCCATGCCCGGTGCGACCGATGAGGTGACACGCCCACGGGCGATCCGCTTCCGTTATCAGGATGGCGAAGGGGCGGTGCATAAGGATGCCGCCGAAGGTTTTCTTGCAATCTGCCTCCAGCACGAGATCGATCAGCTCGATGGTATTTTCTGGCTGCAGCGTCTCTCACGGCTGAAGCGCGAACGTCTCGTGAAGAAATGGGAGAAGACGCAAGACTGA
- a CDS encoding BON domain-containing protein encodes MARTDDKTPLTGKPRVSRNNMELSREEDYRDLDERNLDDGWPYADGSGTEGPENRPYGETTANFDTDPNKGFRLDGIDRDGNENRLKDSLRADTIDRDESDDLEARVTDNLENIPDVDVNSIDVHADGHVVTLQGSVETIGIARKVELSALSVDGVHHVRNRLQLTGVDAHIPNED; translated from the coding sequence ATGGCAAGGACCGATGACAAGACACCGCTTACAGGGAAGCCCAGGGTTTCCCGAAACAATATGGAACTCTCCCGCGAAGAGGATTATCGCGACCTCGATGAACGCAATCTCGACGATGGCTGGCCCTATGCCGACGGCAGCGGCACGGAAGGCCCGGAGAACCGCCCCTATGGCGAAACCACGGCCAATTTCGATACTGATCCCAACAAGGGCTTCCGGCTCGACGGCATCGACAGGGACGGAAACGAGAACCGTCTGAAGGATTCGCTACGCGCCGACACGATCGATCGGGATGAAAGCGATGATCTGGAAGCGCGGGTGACCGACAACCTCGAAAACATTCCCGACGTCGACGTAAACAGCATCGATGTCCATGCCGACGGCCACGTCGTCACCCTGCAAGGCTCCGTGGAAACGATCGGCATTGCCCGTAAGGTCGAGCTCAGTGCCCTTTCCGTCGACGGCGTCCACCACGTGCGCAACAGGCTGCAGCTGACCGGCGTCGATGCGCATATCCCGAACGAAGATTGA